The Cohnella abietis genome has a segment encoding these proteins:
- a CDS encoding sulfurtransferase: MTVSNDIIVDTDWLESQLHNPQIRIIDVRKNDYLDGHIPGAVNAPGWTYFTDSNAEITGNTSPDDFREKAEKLGINDDSIVVVYDIGNQYDAPRLFFLLEYYGHRNVKWLNGGYKAWVQQKKEIQKDNTVVQRGTFTPIISAHRLVDKAFILDNLENSNVAILDVRSSEEYSGEKSMSKREGRIPRSLNWEWGQVFTSEDVPLLKTSSEINKSIQAFEINDSKTIVPYCQQNIRASVMYLALRSVGFDHVRPYEGSWEEWGNDPNTPIEKG, from the coding sequence ATGACTGTAAGCAACGATATAATTGTAGACACCGACTGGTTAGAATCTCAATTGCACAACCCCCAAATAAGAATAATTGACGTACGCAAAAATGATTATCTAGATGGCCATATTCCAGGTGCAGTAAACGCGCCGGGTTGGACCTATTTTACGGACTCTAATGCAGAAATTACAGGAAATACATCACCAGATGATTTCCGTGAGAAAGCAGAGAAGTTAGGTATTAACGATGATTCAATCGTTGTTGTGTATGACATTGGAAACCAGTATGATGCGCCAAGACTCTTTTTCCTACTTGAGTATTATGGACATCGGAATGTGAAGTGGCTGAATGGTGGGTATAAAGCGTGGGTGCAGCAAAAGAAAGAGATTCAGAAGGATAACACGGTAGTGCAGAGAGGAACTTTTACACCGATTATATCTGCACACCGTTTAGTGGACAAGGCATTTATTCTTGATAATCTTGAGAACTCCAATGTTGCGATTCTAGATGTTCGTTCATCTGAGGAATATAGTGGTGAAAAGTCAATGTCAAAGCGTGAGGGACGAATACCTCGCTCATTAAATTGGGAATGGGGTCAAGTTTTTACTTCTGAAGATGTACCATTGCTTAAGACTTCCAGTGAGATAAATAAATCGATTCAAGCATTTGAAATTAACGATAGTAAGACGATTGTTCCGTATTGTCAACAAAACATAAGAGCATCTGTTATGTATCTAGCTCTTAGGTCGGTAGGTTTTGATCATGTTCGCCCCTATGAAGGATCATGGGAAGAGTGGGGGAATGATCCAAATACTCCTATAGAAAAAGGATAA
- a CDS encoding COG4705 family protein: MGNSISDATTLSGGRQLLNKVPEITIFFWIIKILATTVGETAADFLNADLNLGLTNTTYIMSGLLLLTLFFQFKLNKYVPAIYWLTVVLISVVGTLITDNLVDNLGVALETTTVIFAFLLLATFWAWYASQKTLSIHSIHTTKREAFYWLTILFTFALGTAAGDLVAEGLNLGYWVSVILFAVLIGAVTIAHYRFKLNAVLAFWIAYILTRPLGASIGDYLSQPRDDGGLELGTIITSVIFLVTILCLVVYLTKTRKDVIPLNLQD; encoded by the coding sequence ATGGGAAATTCTATTTCGGATGCTACGACATTATCTGGGGGCAGGCAGCTGTTAAACAAGGTACCAGAAATTACGATCTTTTTCTGGATTATCAAGATTTTGGCGACAACGGTGGGGGAGACCGCGGCTGATTTTCTGAATGCAGATTTGAATTTGGGCTTAACCAACACAACCTATATCATGAGTGGTCTCTTACTCCTCACTCTCTTTTTCCAATTCAAGTTAAATAAGTATGTACCGGCGATTTATTGGCTTACGGTCGTTCTCATTAGCGTTGTGGGCACATTGATTACGGATAATCTCGTAGACAACTTAGGGGTCGCATTAGAGACTACCACGGTTATATTTGCGTTCTTATTGCTTGCAACCTTCTGGGCTTGGTATGCGAGTCAGAAGACTCTATCCATCCACTCCATCCACACGACTAAGAGAGAAGCCTTCTATTGGCTGACCATTCTGTTCACATTTGCTTTAGGCACTGCAGCCGGTGATCTTGTGGCAGAGGGGCTCAACTTGGGGTACTGGGTGTCTGTGATCTTATTCGCGGTGCTGATAGGGGCTGTGACCATTGCTCACTATCGCTTCAAACTGAACGCGGTTCTGGCTTTCTGGATTGCCTACATCTTAACCCGTCCTTTAGGTGCTTCAATTGGTGATTATCTATCTCAACCACGCGATGATGGTGGACTTGAACTGGGAACGATCATCACTAGTGTGATTTTCCTCGTTACGATTTTATGCTTGGTTGTTTACCTGACTAAGACGAGAAAAGATGTAATCCCTCTCAACCTTCAAGATTAA
- a CDS encoding response regulator transcription factor, which translates to MKRILIVEDEPNFARFLELELIHEAYEVKIAYDGHSGLELALGSEWDLILLDLMLPGLNGVEVCRRIRKVSKTLIIILTARNSVTDRVLGLDCGADDYLPKPFAIEELFARMRALFRRFEHSEHELAVYTFKDLVLDLNTRIVTQAGENVMLTKKEFDLLAVFMQNVNWVLSRDMILEKVWGFDSEVETNIIDVYVRYLRNKLSDSGDERYIKTQRGIGYVMRL; encoded by the coding sequence ATGAAAAGAATTCTTATTGTAGAGGACGAGCCTAACTTCGCAAGGTTCCTTGAATTGGAGCTGATCCATGAAGCTTACGAGGTAAAGATTGCCTATGACGGACATAGTGGTCTTGAATTAGCTCTTGGATCGGAATGGGACTTGATCCTGCTTGACCTTATGCTGCCTGGACTAAATGGAGTCGAAGTATGCAGGAGGATTAGAAAGGTTAGCAAAACGCTTATTATTATTTTAACGGCAAGAAATAGCGTAACGGATCGAGTACTCGGCTTGGATTGTGGGGCAGATGATTACCTTCCGAAGCCGTTTGCCATTGAAGAGCTTTTCGCTCGGATGAGAGCTTTATTTCGTAGGTTCGAACACAGCGAGCATGAATTAGCCGTATATACATTCAAGGATCTTGTCCTTGATCTTAATACCAGAATAGTTACTCAGGCTGGAGAGAACGTCATGCTTACAAAGAAGGAATTTGATTTGCTTGCCGTCTTTATGCAGAACGTGAATTGGGTATTATCCCGGGACATGATATTGGAAAAGGTATGGGGATTTGACTCTGAAGTTGAGACCAACATCATAGACGTTTACGTTCGTTACCTGAGGAACAAATTGAGTGATTCAGGGGACGAGAGATATATAAAGACACAGCGCGGAATTGGATACGTGATGCGGCTATGA
- a CDS encoding chromate transporter — MESNHIEEVLDESRSKPKKLLELLLVSTKLGLTSFGGPIAHLGYFHNEYIRKRQWMDERSYADLVALSQFLPGPASSQVGIGIGVIRAGLLGGFVAWVGFTLPSVIALILFAFLLQGIDISNAGWIHGLKIVAVSIVAHAIMGMGQKLTPDKKRATLAVIVASITLLWQTMFSQVLLIVAAALVGMWMYRRTVTTEAPNITVPISRNVAVLCLSVFFGLLIFLPLTRQLSNSGLLSLFDSFYRSGSLVFGGGHVVLPLLEKEMIPTGWVNKEDFLAGYGATQAVPGPLFTFAAYLGAMAKGISGAVVATVAIFLPAFLLIVGALPFWNTLRKSSRIQGALIGVNAAVVGILLAALYNPLWTTAIIAPADFALASILFVMLTFWKLPPWTVVISGMVGGILIGFM, encoded by the coding sequence ATGGAATCCAATCACATAGAAGAAGTGCTAGACGAGTCACGAAGCAAACCGAAAAAATTATTAGAGCTTCTTCTAGTATCAACTAAGCTCGGGCTAACTTCATTCGGGGGACCAATTGCCCATCTTGGTTATTTTCATAATGAATACATACGGAAACGCCAGTGGATGGACGAACGAAGCTATGCTGATCTTGTAGCTCTAAGTCAGTTTCTTCCTGGGCCTGCCAGTAGTCAGGTCGGTATTGGGATTGGGGTCATTCGCGCTGGTTTGCTCGGGGGTTTCGTTGCATGGGTGGGCTTTACGCTTCCATCTGTTATTGCTTTAATATTGTTCGCTTTCTTACTGCAGGGAATCGATATTAGCAATGCGGGGTGGATTCACGGGCTGAAGATTGTTGCGGTGTCCATTGTGGCTCATGCCATTATGGGTATGGGACAAAAGCTAACCCCAGATAAAAAACGAGCTACACTTGCGGTAATCGTGGCTTCTATTACCCTACTTTGGCAAACAATGTTCAGCCAAGTGCTGCTCATTGTGGCGGCAGCCTTAGTGGGAATGTGGATGTACAGAAGAACAGTAACTACGGAAGCTCCGAATATTACTGTTCCTATCAGCCGTAACGTTGCAGTGCTGTGTTTAAGCGTCTTTTTCGGTCTCTTAATCTTCCTCCCCCTCACGCGACAGCTCTCGAACTCAGGATTACTTTCGTTGTTCGATAGCTTTTATCGATCGGGCTCACTTGTATTCGGGGGAGGTCATGTTGTTTTGCCGCTATTAGAAAAAGAAATGATACCTACCGGTTGGGTCAATAAAGAAGACTTTCTTGCCGGTTATGGCGCTACTCAGGCAGTCCCCGGTCCACTTTTCACCTTTGCAGCCTATTTAGGTGCAATGGCTAAGGGCATCTCTGGAGCTGTCGTTGCCACCGTGGCAATATTTTTGCCTGCCTTTCTCCTCATCGTCGGAGCTCTACCGTTTTGGAACACCCTACGCAAAAGCTCCCGTATTCAAGGGGCACTAATCGGAGTTAATGCAGCAGTTGTCGGCATCTTGTTGGCCGCGCTCTATAACCCATTGTGGACGACAGCGATTATAGCACCAGCAGATTTTGCATTAGCTTCAATCCTGTTTGTTATGCTCACCTTCTGGAAACTACCGCCATGGACAGTTGTAATCAGCGGTATGGTAGGCGGGATTTTGATTGGTTTTATGTAA
- a CDS encoding undecaprenyl-diphosphatase → MNYHLFQFINDWAGKYDWVDDIMEWFAQDIVWLMIAVMVCLWFSGKETNQKLVFYSVLSASVAIFIASMLISPEVNHARPFMEHQVNQLIPHAPDSSFPSDHATFAFSIAFSTLYFKRRLGIVMVILAILTGISRIYAGVHYPGDILGAIVLSFITSITLYKLNKRLDVVPLFFIKLQRGLIRRFFPVQDK, encoded by the coding sequence ATGAACTATCATTTGTTTCAATTCATTAATGACTGGGCTGGGAAATACGATTGGGTTGACGATATTATGGAATGGTTTGCGCAGGATATCGTATGGTTAATGATTGCTGTAATGGTTTGTCTATGGTTCTCAGGGAAGGAAACCAACCAAAAGCTAGTCTTCTATTCCGTCCTATCAGCGTCAGTGGCCATTTTTATTGCAAGCATGCTCATTTCGCCAGAAGTGAACCACGCTAGACCCTTCATGGAGCATCAAGTAAACCAATTAATTCCACACGCGCCGGATTCTTCGTTCCCAAGTGATCATGCTACTTTTGCATTTTCAATAGCTTTTAGCACCTTGTACTTCAAACGTAGATTAGGTATTGTCATGGTGATCTTAGCGATATTAACTGGAATCTCACGGATCTATGCAGGAGTTCATTATCCAGGGGATATCTTAGGAGCCATTGTTCTATCTTTCATAACAAGCATAACCCTGTATAAGCTTAATAAACGATTAGATGTTGTCCCTCTATTCTTCATCAAGCTTCAACGAGGTCTAATACGTCGTTTCTTCCCAGTTCAAGACAAGTAA
- a CDS encoding formylglycine-generating enzyme family protein, which translates to MVKIPGGEIELRDDRTKRKWVSVIKPFQLAQYPVTMELYYAITNKSQLALGENNKQPVVNISWNEAVIFCNLLSEKAGFKECYSFSNQGETICDWEANGYRLPSEAEWQYASKAGTTGYRYGELDQIAWYEENSEGHIHDVGGKLPNAWGLYDMLGNVWEWCWDLYDQEVYGSYRIFRGGSWAEEARGCGATCRRRSHPTFCIDDLGFRVAQSVQ; encoded by the coding sequence ATGGTGAAAATTCCAGGGGGTGAAATAGAATTACGTGATGATAGAACAAAGAGAAAATGGGTGTCCGTAATAAAGCCGTTCCAGCTTGCCCAGTATCCTGTAACTATGGAGCTATACTATGCGATCACCAACAAATCACAACTCGCTTTAGGGGAGAATAACAAGCAGCCAGTTGTGAATATCTCTTGGAATGAAGCCGTTATTTTCTGTAATCTCCTGTCTGAGAAAGCTGGGTTTAAGGAGTGTTATTCGTTTAGTAATCAGGGTGAAACAATCTGTGATTGGGAAGCAAACGGCTATCGCCTTCCTTCAGAAGCAGAGTGGCAGTATGCAAGTAAAGCTGGAACTACGGGATATAGATACGGGGAGCTTGATCAAATTGCTTGGTATGAAGAAAATTCAGAGGGCCATATCCATGACGTAGGCGGAAAACTACCGAATGCATGGGGTCTGTACGATATGTTAGGTAACGTATGGGAATGGTGCTGGGATCTATATGACCAAGAAGTGTATGGCTCTTATCGCATTTTCCGAGGTGGTAGCTGGGCAGAAGAGGCGAGAGGCTGTGGGGCAACGTGCCGCCGTCGCAGCCACCCTACTTTTTGCATAGACGACCTTGGATTCCGAGTTGCACAGTCTGTTCAATAA